From Natrinema salaciae, the proteins below share one genomic window:
- a CDS encoding plasmid stabilization protein has protein sequence MKFDRRHVLRLGGIATVGSLAGCFGSGNEEDATDSDDEQETNDGTDGGRSYGWQDATWDSYWYSLYNMSANIAMSGNGVLFPHNDEQQAQFDRRFPAMLEAADQERPPVRNANLNMAAFTEGDPSFTQQPVLEDDSGRPDASTLQWDHSKSSGVVSPSSLAWTHLKGVTWAKNFEAHFDILPDALAAEFRSELLSTLGQIGINAALIAGGPQENGALTAGDDSLQLISGFRPGGPEVTDSTPRVHHHSAMLWFLSEMTSLAQGGWFGYENPEPLIPANRIQQLADGMFQATRSQFAPNDIASESTRQLGQTLGAVGWYGTQAGSDQAQSSAVEYANALATQVDANLDDNGSIENSPANQAATQGIVGQGLLWASELDGVDHTDTAESVLGYMLDELWDADAGTFKPEPNADTYEITARDAGDITGGLNAADAVLEMNGVNDTFARFFNQTFNRGRLQRAERPQSRDDDAEYTLPLPPEADGEYGQAAVYNAAVEYDPAADEWSVTDDRFNTEWSLYLANQDIWIGQWGGDFYQGRGRPGHSDSPPSG, from the coding sequence ATGAAATTCGACAGACGACACGTACTCCGTCTCGGAGGAATCGCGACGGTCGGATCGCTCGCGGGCTGTTTTGGTTCGGGCAACGAAGAGGACGCAACCGATTCTGACGACGAGCAAGAAACGAACGACGGTACCGACGGGGGCAGGTCGTACGGCTGGCAAGATGCGACGTGGGATTCGTACTGGTACTCCCTGTACAATATGAGTGCCAACATCGCGATGAGCGGGAACGGCGTCCTGTTCCCGCACAACGACGAACAGCAAGCCCAGTTCGATCGGCGGTTCCCGGCGATGCTCGAGGCGGCAGACCAGGAGCGACCGCCGGTCAGGAACGCGAACCTGAATATGGCTGCGTTCACCGAAGGAGATCCGTCGTTCACCCAGCAGCCAGTACTCGAAGACGACAGCGGGCGACCGGACGCGAGCACCCTCCAGTGGGACCACTCGAAGTCCTCCGGCGTGGTTAGCCCTTCTTCGCTGGCGTGGACGCATCTCAAGGGCGTGACGTGGGCGAAAAACTTCGAGGCGCACTTCGACATTCTGCCGGATGCTCTCGCGGCGGAGTTTCGCTCGGAACTGCTCTCGACGCTCGGACAGATTGGGATCAACGCGGCACTCATCGCTGGCGGACCACAGGAGAACGGTGCCTTAACGGCCGGTGACGATTCGTTACAGCTGATTTCGGGATTCCGTCCGGGTGGTCCGGAAGTCACCGATTCGACGCCGCGGGTTCACCATCACTCGGCGATGCTCTGGTTCCTCTCGGAGATGACCAGTCTCGCCCAGGGTGGTTGGTTCGGCTACGAGAACCCCGAACCGCTGATCCCCGCGAACAGGATTCAACAGCTCGCCGACGGGATGTTCCAGGCGACCCGGTCCCAGTTCGCCCCGAACGACATCGCCAGCGAGTCGACGCGTCAGCTCGGTCAGACGCTGGGGGCGGTCGGGTGGTACGGCACCCAGGCCGGGAGCGATCAGGCGCAGTCGAGCGCTGTCGAATACGCGAACGCCCTCGCGACGCAGGTCGACGCCAATCTCGACGATAACGGGTCGATCGAAAACAGCCCCGCAAATCAGGCCGCGACGCAGGGTATCGTCGGGCAGGGGCTGCTGTGGGCGTCCGAACTCGACGGCGTCGACCATACCGACACTGCCGAGAGCGTGCTCGGATACATGCTCGACGAACTCTGGGATGCCGACGCGGGAACGTTCAAACCCGAGCCGAACGCCGATACCTACGAGATCACCGCACGGGACGCCGGAGATATTACCGGCGGCCTCAACGCTGCAGACGCCGTTCTCGAGATGAACGGCGTGAACGACACGTTTGCACGGTTCTTCAATCAGACGTTCAACCGGGGACGACTCCAGCGTGCCGAGCGCCCGCAGTCCCGTGACGACGACGCCGAGTACACGCTTCCGTTACCGCCCGAAGCCGACGGGGAATACGGTCAAGCGGCCGTCTACAACGCTGCAGTCGAGTACGATCCCGCCGCCGACGAGTGGTCCGTCACCGACGATCGCTTCAATACCGAGTGGTCGCTGTACCTCGCGAATCAAGACATCTGGATCGGTCAGTGGGGAGGTGACTTCTACCAGGGTCGTGGCCGGCCGGGGCATTCCGATTCGCCCCCGAGCGGGTGA
- a CDS encoding CoA-binding protein, with product MPVETDTEVRKILEEKTVAVVGCSSTPGKAAHEIPKYLQTKGYEVIPINPTADDVLGRPADDSLSDVEEDIDIVDVFRPSPEVAGIVDEALARADVEVIWLQLGIHDDDAVARAEAAGLRVVQDRCMKPEHQRLIASV from the coding sequence ATGCCCGTCGAGACAGACACCGAAGTCCGAAAGATACTCGAGGAAAAAACGGTCGCTGTCGTCGGCTGCTCGTCGACGCCCGGAAAGGCCGCTCACGAAATTCCGAAATATCTCCAGACGAAGGGCTACGAGGTCATCCCGATCAATCCCACAGCAGATGACGTCTTGGGTCGGCCCGCCGACGACTCGCTCTCGGATGTCGAGGAGGATATCGATATTGTAGACGTCTTTCGACCGAGTCCCGAGGTCGCCGGAATCGTCGACGAAGCGCTCGCCCGTGCTGATGTCGAGGTCATTTGGCTCCAGTTGGGCATTCACGACGACGACGCTGTCGCTCGAGCGGAAGCGGCCGGCCTGCGCGTCGTCCAGGATCGGTGTATGAAACCCGAACACCAGCGACTGATCGCCTCGGTGTAA
- a CDS encoding Gfo/Idh/MocA family protein: protein MAEITTTNEPVRVGVVGLGGMGVQHARSVDSLGHRVVGGADVDPGKREAFSEAFGARTYETHEALYEGEALDAVLVATPNKFHEPTAVAALERGVDVLIEKPLAHTLESAERIARAEQAAEGFGMVGFHNRFSPATTVFKEYQANGAFGDVTHVQVHTVRRRGIPGRNSWFTDPELAGGGALIDIGVHAIDLALYVLGFPRVVEATGISRSEFGWRSKYVDPDRPESNDLDGNETSFEVDDSASAFIRTADDRTVSVEVAWAASQTPRNDVIVRGTDGGAAFELGGDSLTIHHTSTRGTPHYRTSEITATPHRTPHETQLEMFLESVVTREPPACNTFDQGLVVQNVVDAVYRSAEAGYSISLARTDEEVPA from the coding sequence ATGGCAGAAATAACAACGACGAACGAACCGGTTCGCGTCGGCGTCGTCGGCCTCGGCGGCATGGGGGTACAACACGCCCGATCGGTCGATTCCCTCGGGCATCGCGTCGTCGGCGGAGCTGACGTCGACCCGGGGAAGCGAGAAGCATTCAGCGAGGCGTTCGGCGCACGGACGTACGAAACGCACGAGGCACTGTACGAAGGCGAAGCGCTAGACGCCGTGCTCGTTGCGACACCGAACAAGTTCCACGAACCGACGGCCGTGGCGGCCCTCGAACGCGGGGTAGACGTGCTCATCGAGAAGCCACTGGCGCACACGCTCGAGAGCGCCGAGCGGATCGCCCGGGCGGAACAGGCGGCCGAGGGGTTCGGAATGGTCGGCTTCCACAACCGATTTTCGCCGGCGACGACCGTGTTCAAGGAGTATCAGGCGAACGGTGCGTTCGGCGACGTGACGCACGTACAGGTTCACACCGTTCGACGTCGCGGCATTCCCGGGCGAAATTCCTGGTTCACGGACCCAGAACTCGCCGGCGGCGGCGCACTGATCGATATTGGCGTTCACGCGATCGATCTTGCACTCTACGTGCTTGGATTCCCTCGAGTGGTCGAAGCGACGGGGATCAGCCGCTCCGAATTCGGCTGGCGGTCGAAGTACGTCGACCCCGACCGGCCCGAGTCGAACGACTTGGACGGGAACGAGACGTCTTTCGAAGTGGACGACTCCGCCAGCGCGTTCATCCGGACCGCAGACGATCGCACGGTCAGCGTCGAGGTAGCGTGGGCGGCCTCGCAAACACCGCGTAACGATGTTATCGTCCGGGGAACAGACGGCGGCGCGGCGTTCGAACTCGGCGGCGACTCGCTCACAATCCACCACACGAGCACTCGCGGAACGCCTCACTATCGGACGTCCGAAATCACGGCCACGCCACACCGCACGCCTCACGAAACGCAACTCGAGATGTTCCTCGAGTCCGTCGTAACCCGCGAACCCCCGGCGTGTAATACGTTCGACCAGGGGCTGGTCGTCCAGAACGTCGTCGACGCGGTCTATCGCTCTGCGGAGGCCGGGTACTCGATATCGCTTGCCCGTACGGACGAGGAAGTGCCAGCCTGA
- a CDS encoding histidine kinase → MSSKTVAPADVVSGQKVEVTSKKEWLGGVIGGLVGGVAMGLLMLSGMPDAMEMAIPALFGQEGVVAGWGIHLFNSVLFGLVFVTLLTRPRIRGHVENRWRVLGASLFYGAVLWIVAAGVVMPVWLNVIGFAGAPPLPNLALPSLIAHLAYGLVLGGTYLVLRR, encoded by the coding sequence ATGAGTTCGAAAACTGTCGCGCCCGCTGACGTCGTTAGCGGGCAGAAAGTCGAGGTAACGTCGAAGAAAGAATGGCTCGGAGGGGTGATCGGCGGTCTCGTCGGCGGTGTCGCTATGGGGCTATTGATGCTGTCGGGGATGCCCGACGCCATGGAGATGGCCATTCCGGCGCTGTTTGGCCAGGAAGGAGTGGTCGCAGGATGGGGAATCCACCTATTCAACAGCGTGCTCTTCGGTCTGGTCTTCGTGACACTGTTGACGCGCCCCCGCATCAGGGGACACGTCGAAAACCGATGGCGGGTACTCGGCGCGAGTCTCTTCTATGGCGCGGTACTATGGATCGTTGCTGCCGGCGTCGTAATGCCCGTGTGGCTGAACGTGATCGGGTTCGCCGGCGCACCCCCGCTTCCGAATCTCGCTCTTCCGAGCCTGATCGCACACTTGGCGTATGGCCTCGTCCTCGGCGGGACGTATCTGGTCCTGCGTCGGTGA
- a CDS encoding BUD32 family EKC/KEOPS complex subunit — MRTATEEALAFAREQGIPVPDPVFRPEERDITSRRSEQRLVAEKTKEVWKQAKPFVTDAFYLNRADNTVVHEHAYMGMRENMCAQSGQHSFYIASCSRAYCTTSGGSWTCW; from the coding sequence GTGCGGACGGCTACTGAGGAAGCCCTCGCCTTCGCTCGTGAGCAGGGCATTCCCGTTCCAGACCCAGTGTTCCGTCCCGAGGAACGCGACATCACTTCGAGGCGGAGCGAACAGCGGCTCGTCGCTGAGAAAACCAAGGAGGTCTGGAAACAGGCCAAGCCGTTCGTCACAGATGCGTTCTATCTGAACCGGGCTGACAACACCGTGGTTCACGAGCACGCGTACATGGGGATGCGCGAGAACATGTGCGCCCAGAGCGGCCAGCACTCCTTCTACATCGCTTCGTGTTCGCGTGCGTACTGTACAACGTCTGGCGGCTCGTGGACTTGCTGGTGA
- a CDS encoding serine hydrolase domain-containing protein, with protein MSREDPPIGGSVASGFEPVRRAFENNFTRGDELGAAVAAYHNGENVVDLWGGYRDTDCTAPWTEETLVLVFSATKGVAAAGMAHAHSAGLFDFDDRVAEYWPAFGVNGKDDVTIRDLLNHRAGVAAIDGRLTPADLADRQSLLDRLAAKDPDWTPGTRHGYHAFSLGWYASEVLRQADPEGRRLPTYLQQELLSPLDAEFYIGLPRAVDSERVAEVESFGVRDLLTNIQGFPPRMLLSLANPWSLTTRALSPFEMSSPAALNAPEWRQHEIPAGNGIGRVRDLARLYGDLAVGGDIVGLDAATFDELRFTPPPPPGGSTDMVLKTETLYSLGYWKPFAGYSFGSSAAFGAPGAGGAFAFADPERGVGFAYAPNRMGTRIWDDPREAALRDAVLDCLDAHGSRTASPSN; from the coding sequence ATGAGCCGTGAAGACCCGCCGATTGGTGGGTCCGTCGCATCCGGGTTCGAACCCGTTCGGAGGGCCTTCGAGAATAATTTCACCCGCGGCGACGAACTCGGGGCCGCGGTCGCGGCGTACCACAATGGTGAGAACGTCGTCGATCTCTGGGGTGGGTACCGCGACACTGATTGCACAGCCCCGTGGACCGAGGAGACGCTCGTACTGGTCTTTTCAGCGACGAAGGGAGTAGCCGCTGCTGGGATGGCTCACGCCCACTCCGCTGGACTCTTCGACTTCGACGACCGGGTTGCTGAGTACTGGCCAGCTTTCGGCGTCAACGGCAAAGACGACGTTACCATCCGTGACCTGCTGAATCACCGAGCCGGTGTTGCTGCTATCGACGGGAGGCTGACCCCTGCGGATCTCGCTGATCGGCAGTCCCTTCTCGACCGGCTCGCCGCGAAGGACCCCGACTGGACGCCCGGGACTCGACACGGCTACCACGCGTTCTCACTGGGATGGTACGCGAGCGAAGTGCTCCGGCAGGCCGATCCCGAGGGACGGCGGCTCCCGACGTACCTCCAGCAGGAACTCCTGTCGCCGCTCGACGCCGAGTTCTATATCGGCCTACCGCGGGCCGTCGATTCCGAACGAGTCGCGGAGGTAGAATCGTTCGGCGTCAGGGATCTCCTCACGAATATCCAGGGGTTTCCGCCGCGGATGCTCCTCTCGCTGGCCAACCCGTGGTCGCTCACGACACGCGCGTTGAGCCCGTTCGAGATGTCGAGCCCGGCAGCGTTGAACGCGCCCGAATGGCGACAGCACGAGATTCCCGCCGGAAACGGTATCGGTCGGGTCCGGGATCTGGCACGGCTCTACGGCGACCTCGCTGTCGGCGGTGATATTGTTGGCTTGGACGCGGCAACTTTCGACGAACTCAGATTCACGCCTCCCCCACCGCCAGGTGGCTCGACCGATATGGTACTGAAGACTGAGACGCTCTACTCGCTGGGCTACTGGAAACCGTTCGCGGGCTATTCGTTCGGCAGTTCGGCAGCGTTCGGCGCGCCAGGCGCAGGCGGAGCGTTTGCCTTCGCCGATCCCGAGCGAGGGGTAGGATTTGCGTATGCCCCCAATCGGATGGGCACCCGCATCTGGGACGACCCGCGCGAAGCGGCCCTTCGTGATGCTGTCCTAGACTGTCTGGACGCCCACGGGTCCCGGACTGCTTCGCCGTCGAACTGA
- a CDS encoding cupin domain-containing protein, whose amino-acid sequence MVATPVGRTLDENGDPIPGSGLEVDPDGDLAEKLRERTGPLVSNPVTREWVAELEPPEDTGGEYHSALYLSAGEGPPEHYHVGYEETFEGISGELTVVVEGTPHRVSAGDSRTVPAGTVHKPRYDGDRFAAAIGTVKPPGKALPLIRTLFGLAHEGNVSDSGQPTVLQGMVLTDELADDTVFVSPPPAVTRLLATVLAPVGRRFGYRTTYAKYEGPEFWERHVEQPSL is encoded by the coding sequence ATGGTCGCCACACCTGTGGGGAGAACGCTCGACGAGAACGGTGACCCTATCCCCGGGAGCGGTCTCGAGGTCGATCCCGATGGCGATCTTGCGGAGAAACTCCGGGAACGGACCGGACCCCTCGTTTCTAATCCCGTGACTCGGGAATGGGTCGCCGAACTTGAACCCCCCGAGGACACGGGGGGCGAGTATCACAGCGCGCTCTACCTGAGCGCTGGAGAAGGGCCACCGGAACACTACCACGTAGGGTACGAGGAAACCTTTGAAGGCATCTCGGGCGAACTGACGGTCGTCGTCGAAGGAACCCCTCACCGCGTTTCGGCGGGAGATTCACGCACCGTGCCCGCCGGAACGGTTCACAAACCCCGCTACGATGGCGACCGTTTCGCCGCGGCTATCGGCACAGTCAAACCACCTGGAAAGGCACTCCCGCTCATCAGGACGTTATTCGGCCTCGCTCACGAAGGGAACGTGAGTGACTCGGGACAGCCGACGGTTCTCCAGGGCATGGTGTTGACCGACGAGTTAGCAGACGATACGGTGTTCGTGTCGCCCCCTCCGGCCGTGACCCGCCTATTGGCGACCGTCCTCGCGCCGGTTGGCCGTCGATTCGGTTATCGAACGACGTATGCGAAGTACGAGGGACCGGAATTTTGGGAACGACACGTAGAACAACCCTCCTTGTGA
- a CDS encoding CPBP family intramembrane glutamic endopeptidase gives MTAEQLPTNSVQRGRRKIGVFLLLTFGWSWGFWGPKALAAEGLVESVPALPELGAFGPTVAAFVLVTYTNGISGARRLARRAVRRNFPKRWVIPALFLSPIIVFTALGVAIATDASLSFPWTDNPIVLPIAFGVIFFLGGPVQEEFGWRGYLLDPLQDRFTALGGGLAVGLVWAVWHIPLFFIPSETIYYQNPFLGFAVSITLLSVLMTWVYNNTNASLLPALLFHTSFNWSQGMFPILDSDPASLTFVGLLAFTTVAVVVYWGPARLVRTDSPRPDRSSL, from the coding sequence ATGACCGCTGAGCAGCTACCGACGAACTCTGTACAGAGAGGGAGGCGGAAGATCGGCGTGTTTCTCTTGTTGACGTTTGGCTGGTCGTGGGGGTTCTGGGGACCGAAGGCTCTCGCCGCCGAAGGACTCGTGGAGAGCGTCCCTGCGCTTCCCGAACTGGGTGCGTTTGGCCCGACCGTTGCTGCCTTCGTCCTCGTCACATACACGAACGGTATATCTGGGGCTCGACGTCTCGCGCGACGTGCGGTTCGCCGCAACTTCCCGAAACGGTGGGTGATCCCGGCGCTGTTCCTCTCCCCTATCATTGTCTTCACCGCACTCGGCGTCGCAATTGCCACGGACGCTTCGCTATCGTTCCCTTGGACGGACAATCCGATCGTCCTTCCGATCGCGTTCGGTGTCATCTTCTTTCTCGGTGGTCCCGTCCAAGAAGAGTTCGGCTGGCGAGGGTACCTCCTTGACCCCTTACAAGATCGATTCACGGCACTTGGTGGTGGGCTCGCTGTCGGTCTCGTCTGGGCCGTCTGGCACATTCCACTGTTTTTCATCCCGAGCGAGACGATCTACTACCAGAATCCGTTTCTCGGGTTCGCGGTCTCTATCACGCTGCTCTCCGTGCTCATGACGTGGGTGTACAACAACACGAACGCCAGCCTTCTCCCTGCCCTTCTGTTCCACACCTCGTTTAACTGGTCGCAGGGGATGTTTCCGATACTCGATTCCGATCCAGCGAGCCTCACGTTCGTCGGACTCCTCGCTTTCACGACGGTTGCTGTCGTCGTCTACTGGGGGCCGGCCAGACTGGTTCGGACTGATAGCCCACGGCCTGATCGGTCATCGCTGTGA
- the lonB gene encoding ATP-dependent protease LonB, whose protein sequence is MNNNMNDDPPEDAPAGSPGEEGDDVETVEDLGSDVEVGPDVEINEAVAEDDLLGGLEIDSTEEIEVPERLVDQVIGQDEAREIIIKAAKQRRHVMMIGSPGTGKSMLAKAMSQLLPQEDLQDVLVYPNPGDDNEPKVRTVPAGKGNQIVDAHKEEANKRNRMRSILMWVAIAAILAYTILAGASLLLGLLAAGIIWFIFRNLSQGSDAMVPNLLVNNGDQRTAPFEDATGAHAGALLGDVRHDPFQSGGMGTPSHERVEPGSIHQSNKGVLFLDEINTLDIQTQQKLMTAIQEGEFSITGQSERSSGAMVQTEPVPCDFIMVAAGNLDAMENMHPALRNRIKGYGYEVYMDDTIEDTPEMRRKYARFIAQEVERDGRLPHFTDDAVEEIILEAKRRSGRKNHLTLLFRSLGGLVRVAGDIARAEDREFTTRDDVLRAKDRSRSIEQQLADDYIERRKDYELQVNDGGVEGRVNGLAVMGEDSGIMLPVMAEIAPAQGGGQVIATGQLKEMAEESVQNVSAIIKKFSDVDLSEKDIHIQFVQTGEGGVDGDSASITVATAVISALENIPVDQSVAMTGSLSVRGDVLPIGGVTHKIEAAAKAGCTKVIIPEANEQDVMIEDEYEEMVEIIPCSNISEVLDVALMGEPKKDSLVDRLKSITGTAFEQNAVGSNPNPQ, encoded by the coding sequence ATGAATAATAATATGAACGACGACCCTCCCGAAGACGCTCCAGCCGGTAGTCCCGGCGAGGAGGGTGACGACGTCGAGACCGTCGAGGATCTCGGTAGCGACGTCGAGGTCGGTCCGGACGTCGAGATCAACGAAGCGGTCGCCGAAGACGACCTCCTCGGCGGCCTCGAGATCGACTCCACCGAGGAGATCGAGGTTCCGGAACGGCTCGTCGATCAAGTCATCGGACAGGATGAAGCGCGAGAGATCATCATCAAGGCGGCCAAGCAGCGCCGCCACGTCATGATGATCGGCTCGCCGGGGACCGGGAAGTCGATGCTGGCGAAGGCGATGAGTCAGCTGCTTCCCCAAGAGGATCTACAGGACGTCCTGGTCTATCCCAACCCGGGCGACGACAACGAGCCGAAGGTCCGGACCGTTCCCGCCGGAAAGGGCAATCAGATCGTCGACGCCCACAAGGAGGAAGCTAACAAGCGCAACCGGATGCGCTCGATCCTGATGTGGGTCGCCATCGCAGCGATCCTCGCCTACACGATTCTGGCGGGGGCCTCGCTCCTGCTCGGTCTCCTTGCGGCAGGGATCATCTGGTTTATCTTTCGGAATCTGAGCCAGGGCTCGGATGCGATGGTACCGAACTTGCTGGTCAACAATGGCGATCAGCGCACGGCACCGTTCGAAGATGCAACAGGTGCCCACGCCGGTGCACTGCTGGGCGACGTCCGTCACGACCCCTTCCAGTCCGGTGGCATGGGGACCCCGAGCCACGAACGGGTCGAACCCGGTTCGATCCATCAGTCCAACAAGGGCGTGCTGTTCCTCGACGAGATCAACACGCTCGATATCCAGACCCAGCAGAAGCTAATGACGGCGATTCAGGAGGGCGAGTTCTCGATCACGGGCCAGTCCGAGCGCTCCTCGGGCGCGATGGTTCAAACTGAGCCCGTCCCCTGTGACTTCATCATGGTCGCTGCCGGGAACCTCGACGCCATGGAGAACATGCACCCCGCGCTCCGCAACCGGATCAAGGGGTACGGCTACGAGGTCTACATGGACGACACCATCGAGGACACCCCCGAGATGCGGCGCAAGTACGCCCGCTTCATCGCCCAGGAGGTCGAACGCGACGGCCGTCTGCCCCACTTCACCGACGACGCCGTCGAGGAGATCATCCTCGAGGCCAAGCGTCGCTCGGGCCGCAAGAATCACCTGACGCTGCTGTTTCGTAGCCTCGGTGGGCTGGTCCGCGTTGCAGGTGACATCGCTCGCGCGGAGGATCGGGAGTTCACGACTCGGGACGACGTTCTGCGGGCGAAGGACCGGTCGCGCTCGATCGAGCAACAGCTCGCCGACGACTACATCGAGCGCCGCAAGGACTACGAGCTGCAGGTCAACGACGGCGGCGTCGAGGGCCGCGTCAACGGCCTCGCCGTCATGGGCGAGGACTCGGGCATCATGCTTCCCGTTATGGCCGAGATCGCCCCCGCACAGGGCGGCGGGCAGGTGATCGCCACCGGCCAGCTCAAGGAGATGGCCGAGGAGTCGGTCCAGAACGTCTCCGCGATCATCAAGAAGTTCTCCGACGTGGACCTCTCGGAGAAAGATATCCACATCCAGTTCGTCCAGACCGGCGAAGGCGGTGTCGACGGCGACTCCGCCTCCATCACCGTGGCGACCGCCGTCATCTCCGCGCTGGAGAACATCCCGGTCGACCAGTCGGTCGCCATGACTGGATCGCTATCAGTCCGCGGTGACGTGCTCCCGATCGGCGGGGTCACCCACAAGATCGAAGCCGCCGCGAAGGCCGGCTGCACGAAGGTCATCATCCCCGAGGCGAACGAACAGGACGTGATGATCGAAGACGAGTACGAGGAGATGGTCGAGATCATCCCCTGTTCGAACATCAGCGAGGTCCTCGACGTCGCCCTGATGGGCGAACCGAAGAAGGACTCGCTGGTCGACCGACTCAAGTCGATCACCGGCACGGCGTTCGAACAGAACGCCGTTGGCTCGAACCCGAATCCCCAGTAA
- a CDS encoding cupin domain-containing protein: MSDALNAATWRSIITNWHRERVSHMSHMHENQEEPLVVREGRVTFETEGGAVVVDAGERIRFDPGEYQQGVNTGGERVVALVIGAPQDRGVRDLPDACRPW; the protein is encoded by the coding sequence GTGAGCGATGCGCTCAACGCCGCAACGTGGCGCTCAATTATCACGAACTGGCACCGGGAGAGAGTTTCACATATGTCTCACATGCACGAAAACCAGGAGGAACCGCTTGTCGTTCGGGAGGGGCGGGTGACCTTCGAAACCGAGGGCGGAGCTGTCGTGGTCGACGCGGGAGAACGCATTCGATTCGACCCCGGCGAGTACCAGCAAGGTGTCAATACTGGCGGCGAGCGAGTCGTCGCACTGGTCATCGGTGCGCCTCAGGACAGGGGAGTCAGAGATCTTCCGGACGCGTGTCGCCCGTGGTGA